The Mercurialis annua linkage group LG8, ddMerAnnu1.2, whole genome shotgun sequence genome window below encodes:
- the LOC126659808 gene encoding PLAT domain-containing protein 2-like translates to MAIASYILSFLICLTFSSIVLSDYCTYTISVKTGTESHAGTDAVVSLKFSDLMETPIDIPVLENYGVMEKGHDYFENGNLDIFKYTGSCFSTYPICFMKLSHNNGGEHSGWYVDYVEIETHGGQTKYPKQHFLVGQWLAYDEQPYKITTCRERCALYPWAEPEEGQEGRPTFLARKN, encoded by the exons ATGGCAATTGCTTCTTACATTCTCTCATTTCTCATCTGTCTCACTTTCTCCAGCATTGTCCTTTCA GACTATTGTACATATACAATATCAGTAAAAACCGGAACGGAGAGTCATGCCGGAACAGACGCCGTCGTAAGCCTTAAATTCTCCGATCTAATGGAGACCCCTATTGACATTCCTGTCCTCGAAAACTATGGTGTTATGGAGAAGGGCCATGACTATTTTGAGAATGGCAATTTGGACATTTTCAAATATACCGGCAGCTGCTTTTCTACATATCCAATCTGTTTTATGAAATTGTCCCATAATAATGGCGGTGAACATTCCGGCTGGTATGTTGATTACGTTGAAATAGAAACTCATGGAGGTCAAACAAAGTATCCAAAACAACATTTCCTCGTCGGACAGTGGCTTGCCTATGATGAGCAACCGTATAAGATAACTACGTGCCGGGAGAGATGTGCTCTGTATCCATGGGCGGAACCAGAGGAGGGTCAGGAGGGTCGGCCAACTTTCCTCGccagaaaaaattaa